GATTTCTCATTTGAGTATCTTTTGCTTTTGTTTTTGCTTCAGCAATTGTTATAGGTTTTAATCCTTTAGTAATAAGATTTTTATTGATCCATCCTAATTGTTGGTTTTTAGCATTATTTAGTTGTTTTTTAGAAATATCAAATAACATGAAAAATAATGGAGTAAGTGTTATCATTTTAGGCATATAATTACCTAGTATTTTATCCCATATTTTTTTACAAGTTACAAACCCCATGGGTTCCATAAATTGTGTAATTAATCTAGAAGCTCTTGTAATTGATTTATTACCTGTTTTTGATATTGTAGATAATCCGCATTCATCTGATAGTTGTTCTACTGAAGCTTGAACTAATTCTGATGAAATATTAAAATGATATAGCATAGCTAGTACCATTGCTCGCATAGCACATGCTCGATGTTCATTTAGTCTTCTAGTTCTTTTTATTGGTAACCCCGTTTTTATATTTTTTGGTTGAACAATATAATTTAATTCACATCGGGCTACATCTATTTCTGATGCTTTTTTCATGGCAAAGTAAATAAATGAAGGACGACGTTTATCGTTTTTAGGCGGAGTAAAAATTGGGTTT
This portion of the Buchnera aphidicola (Aphis helianthi) genome encodes:
- the repA gene encoding plasmid replication initiator RepA gives rise to the protein MSFRKHYINNKNPIFTPPKNDKRRPSFIYFAMKKASEIDVARCELNYIVQPKNIKTGLPIKRTRRLNEHRACAMRAMVLAMLYHFNISSELVQASVEQLSDECGLSTISKTGNKSITRASRLITQFMEPMGFVTCKKIWDKILGNYMPKMITLTPLFFMLFDISKKQLNNAKNQQLGWINKNLITKGLKPITIAEAKTKAKDTQMRNLFKYRISKHTFYKKKRNAQRLIALDEKEARQTILRALVGKYSINELTQMGPSGLKKQVNISYYYLRKIATNPYPDN